The window GGTGACGTAGCGGGTGTTGAAGTCCCACTCTTTCAGCAAGTCCTTGTCGCAGGAGTAGCAGTAAACGAACGACTCGGTGTCCGAGAGTGCGCCCGGGTAACGGTTCCAGTACCAGGTACCGCCCACGCCACCGGCCTTGTCGAACAGTCGCACGTTCAAGCCGTGCTCGTCGCGCAGCTTCTTGAGGGCATACATCCCACCGAAGCCCGCGCCGATGACGATCGCATCATGGTGAGTGCTCATATCAGTCGGTCCTCTGTTCTCTTCGTGCCCGAATTTGTCTGTCCGAGTTCGTCTGCCGGGAGGGTCAGCGGCGGTACCAGCTGCCGATCCGGGCGATTTCCGCGTCGGCCTCCGGGGCGCGCCCGGCGAGGCAGGGAAACACGTGCTGCATGCGGTCGACGACGGAGAGCGTCACCTCGGCGCCCGCCGCCGAGGCCCGGTCGGCGAGCCGGGTTGCGTCATCCAGCAGCGTTTCCGCCGACCCGGCGCTGATGTACAACCGAGGGAAACCGGTGTAGTCGGCGTACAGCGGGTTGGCGAGCGGATCATCGGGCTTGCCGGTCTCGCCGAGGAACATCGCCGACATCCCCTCGAGGATCTGTCGACTGACCAGGCCGTCGGCGGCCGCGTTGGTGGTCAAGCTTTCGCCGGCGAGCTCCATGTCAAGCCACGGCGAGATGGCGATCACTGCGCCGGGCAGCGGCGAGCCGTCGTCGCGGAGCTTTAACACGGTGGCGACGGCCAGGTTGCCGCCGGCGGAGTCGCCGGCGGTGATGATGCTGCCGGGCGCGAAGCCTCGGTCCAGCAGCGCGCGATACACCGCGGTGGCGTCTTCGATCTGCGCGGGGAAGGGATGCTCGGGCGCTCGCCGGTAGTCGAGGACGAACGCTGTCGTCCCGAGCGCTTTGGCGAGGTGTGCGGCGAGCTTGCGGTGGCTGGCCGCGGATCCGGTTGCGAAGCCGCCACCGTGGGTGTATAAGATCACCCTCGACGTGTCCGCGCCGAGCGGGAGGGCCCAGATACCCTCGACGCCGGCGACGACGTCCGACCGGTACGTCACGGCCTCGGGCTCCTTAGTCGGCTGGTGCCACTCGTCGAACATGCTGCGCAGCATCCCAATGGACATTTGTGGGTCGGCGGCCATGCGGCTGGACCAGGCCCGGTAGAGCGCCTCGAGAAAGTCGGCTTCTGCAGAGACGGTCACGAGCGTTGCCTTTCGGATCACAGTTGCTTTTCCGGGATTGTGATGTGGACAACCCGACTATCAGTGTGTGAGCGGCGCAATAGCAACGACTGTTCCGATTTGAAACAGCGCGGCGGCCCCACGCTTCGGGCTTCCACAGCCCGCCCACTCCCAGGCCAAGACCGAAAGGGCGCCCGAAATCACCGTCCGCAGCGGTAGGCTTGTTCCAGGCGCTGTCGCGGACGCGTCGGCACGGCCCGCCCGACGGGTTGGCGGGGCCGAATTCCTCTCGGCGGACCGAGTCTCCGACAGCGGTTGCGTGAGTTCCGTGAGTCCCCGGAGGAACAATGGCGAGGCCTTTCAGCGGCATCGAGCTGGACCGCTTGCGGGCGGCGCGGGAACGGCTGCTGGATCAAGGCGTGCAACACCACGTCGACGTGTCGGGCACAGTCCGGGAATCGATCATGCGCAGCTGGCGCCGGTCGGCGAGCCAGGGCGTGCCCACCGACCGGATCGCCTTTCACCATCTCGATGCACATGGACGTTCCGAGCTGCTGTGCCGGTCGGCCGATCCCGTGCTGGATCGCCTGCAGGCCGACCTGGACGGGCTCGGTGTGGCGGTCTTTCTCAGCGATCACAAGGGCCGGATCTTGTCCCGGCGGGCGGCCGGCAACGTGCAGCGGAAGAAGCTCGACGGCTCGTGCGCCGCAGAAGGGTTCGACTTCTCCGAGTGTGCCGTGGGAACCAACGGCATCGGTACGGTCCTCGAGGAGAAGACCCCGCTGTTCGTCCGCGGAGGCGAGCACTTCAACGAGCTGCTGGAGCCGCTGGCCTGCGCCGGCGCACCCATCCGCATGGCTCCGGCCGGTCGAGTCCTCGGCTCGATCGCCCTGACCTGCTCGGTTGAGGCCACCAACCCGATGATGCTGACCCTGGCGGTGAACGCCGCCCGGCAGATCGAACAGGTGCTGGCCGACCTGGACGGAGGCCGCAACCGGGCCCTTTTCGCCGCGCTGAATCCCAAGTCCGGTGCCACCGGCCGGGTGCCGACGGTTGTACTGACCCCGGATGCGGTCGTTTCCAACACCGCTGGTCTTCAGTTCGTCACCCCGGAGCACCACCCATTGCTGTGGGAGGCCGTGACGAACCAGACCTGGGGCAGCGAGCCGCGAATCATCGAACTCGACCTGCCCTGCGGACGCGTGCTCGCGGTGGCGGAGCGACTCAGCGACCCCACCGGACACGCCTACCGGCTGGAGTTCAGTCAAGACTCGAAAAGCAGCCGGGCGCCTCGTCGACGCGAACCGGAAAGCGGCGAGTGCCTGCATCCACTGCCGGCGGTCGATGAGCGGCTGCAGTACGCACTTCGGGTTTCTAGGACGATCGCAATCGACGGTCGGGCTGGCACCGGGAAGTACCACCTGTCCCGAAAAATCGCCGCGACGACCCCGCAGTGCCCCACCCGGGTAGTCGACATCGCGGCATTCGCGGCCAAGCCCGACACCGAGTGGCTCGCGGATGCGACCGATGTGCTGTCGCGCGGCGGCCACGTCATCGTGCGTCACCTCGAACTGCTGGACCCTGGGTCGGTCGACAAGGTCACGGCGCTGACCGCGTTGACCACCGCAGCCGGCGGCGAGAAGGGGCGACTGCTGCTCACTGTCGACCTCCGAGCGGCGAGCGATCCCGTCGCCGAATTGGTGAAGGGCGCGGCGACCGTTGTCACCGTGCCCAACCTGTGCGACATGAAGGAGCAGATACCCGCAATCGCCGAGGCCATCCTGTCCGGCCTGGAAGGAATCCGGCCCGGCACCACCTTGGCATCCGCCCCACGACAGGCGCTCATGGCCTGCCCGTGGCCCGGAAACATCAGAGAGCTTCGCCAGGCGATGGTCGACGTTGCGGCCACACGGCCGGGCTGGCTTGTCCAACTCGAGAATCTGCCTCTGAGCCTGCGGGACGCGGCGCACAAACGTCAGCTGACCGGCTATGAAAGAGCCGAACGCGACGCAATCCTTGCTGCCGTCCAGGAAGCCAACGGCAATCGCTCCAAGGCGGCGGCACTGCTTGGGATCGGGCGAACCACCCTGTACCGCAAGATCCGTTCCCTCCACATCGACTGCCCCGACCACATGTTCACCACCACGAGCGGTGGCTGACGATCGAAGGCGTGCCTTCACGGGCCCCGGCGGCTGTCGAACTCGCTTATCGCCTGATCGCCGACGCTGGCCCTCGCAATCACCCGGTCGAGGTGACCGGCAACAACCTGCGCGACCTGATGAGCTTGGGTGGACCCCCCGATCACCGAGAACGCTTAACACCTTCGGGGCCGTATCTGGTAGCCCGACCAATGGTTGCGGTGCCGCGATGGCCCATTCGGGCCAGGGTTGGCCCGAATGGACCTCCCGAGAACTGTGACCGGCGTCATAGAGTGGCGTTACCGAGGGGTTACGGCACTTCATAGAGAGAAGGACCACCAGATGACCGAAATACTGACCCGGATGCAGGCACTTCCGAGTGAAACTACGCTCGAAGACGAGGCATTGGCCGCTTACGAGAAGAAGTTCCGTGAGGACAACACCATCTGGGCTGAGCTTTTGCAGGAAAACCTCGACCGGCTTGAACGAGGCTCGTTTTCGCTGCACTGGATGAACACCGACGAGGCGAACTGGGGCGTACGTGCGCGGCCGAGTTCGCGGGGATTGACCTACACCGACATCAATCGTCCGCCGGCCTACGGCACGCTCCCCGAGCACAATGCGACACGCAACTTCGCCCCGCGCGGCTCGGTGCGCGACCCCTACGCCGAGCAGATGCCGATTATCGACGCCTACGACATCCTCGATAAGAAGGACGCATGGGCGGACAACGTGGTGACGCTCTACGAAGAGGCCAAAGCACGGCAGTGGAACTCCACCAGCGACATCCCGTGGAGCGAGCTCGAGCCGGCCAGCGAGGATCTGGAGAAGGCTGCGTGCCAGCTGGCCACCTCCCTCACCGAGGTCGAGTTCGTCGCCGGCGACTTCCCGTCGC is drawn from Candidatus Mycolicibacterium alkanivorans and contains these coding sequences:
- a CDS encoding alpha/beta hydrolase; translation: MTVSAEADFLEALYRAWSSRMAADPQMSIGMLRSMFDEWHQPTKEPEAVTYRSDVVAGVEGIWALPLGADTSRVILYTHGGGFATGSAASHRKLAAHLAKALGTTAFVLDYRRAPEHPFPAQIEDATAVYRALLDRGFAPGSIITAGDSAGGNLAVATVLKLRDDGSPLPGAVIAISPWLDMELAGESLTTNAAADGLVSRQILEGMSAMFLGETGKPDDPLANPLYADYTGFPRLYISAGSAETLLDDATRLADRASAAGAEVTLSVVDRMQHVFPCLAGRAPEADAEIARIGSWYRR
- a CDS encoding sigma-54-dependent Fis family transcriptional regulator; the encoded protein is MARPFSGIELDRLRAARERLLDQGVQHHVDVSGTVRESIMRSWRRSASQGVPTDRIAFHHLDAHGRSELLCRSADPVLDRLQADLDGLGVAVFLSDHKGRILSRRAAGNVQRKKLDGSCAAEGFDFSECAVGTNGIGTVLEEKTPLFVRGGEHFNELLEPLACAGAPIRMAPAGRVLGSIALTCSVEATNPMMLTLAVNAARQIEQVLADLDGGRNRALFAALNPKSGATGRVPTVVLTPDAVVSNTAGLQFVTPEHHPLLWEAVTNQTWGSEPRIIELDLPCGRVLAVAERLSDPTGHAYRLEFSQDSKSSRAPRRREPESGECLHPLPAVDERLQYALRVSRTIAIDGRAGTGKYHLSRKIAATTPQCPTRVVDIAAFAAKPDTEWLADATDVLSRGGHVIVRHLELLDPGSVDKVTALTALTTAAGGEKGRLLLTVDLRAASDPVAELVKGAATVVTVPNLCDMKEQIPAIAEAILSGLEGIRPGTTLASAPRQALMACPWPGNIRELRQAMVDVAATRPGWLVQLENLPLSLRDAAHKRQLTGYERAERDAILAAVQEANGNRSKAAALLGIGRTTLYRKIRSLHIDCPDHMFTTTSGG